The bacterium genome window below encodes:
- a CDS encoding 50S ribosomal protein L23: protein MKDPRQVIIKPLITEKSTIERESHNVVTFAVHPDANKPEIRSAVEQLFGVGVVDVRTLRMRGKLRRMGKKVGRKPSWKKARVRLREGDAIEFFEGV, encoded by the coding sequence ATGAAAGATCCGCGACAGGTCATCATCAAACCGCTGATCACGGAGAAGAGTACGATCGAGCGCGAGTCGCATAACGTCGTGACCTTCGCGGTCCATCCGGATGCAAACAAGCCGGAGATCAGGTCAGCCGTCGAACAGTTGTTCGGCGTCGGAGTCGTCGACGTTCGTACACTTCGCATGCGCGGCAAGTTGCGTCGCATGGGGAAGAAAGTCGGCCGCAAGCCGTCGTGGAAGAAAGCCCGAGTGCGACTGCGCGAAGGTGACGCAATCGAGTTCTTTGAAGGGGTCTAG